The following coding sequences are from one Salvia hispanica cultivar TCC Black 2014 chromosome 3, UniMelb_Shisp_WGS_1.0, whole genome shotgun sequence window:
- the LOC125213703 gene encoding zinc finger protein BRUTUS-like At1g74770 isoform X2, producing the protein MNKDEDASQTFQDLISSIGTVQTMICHHMHKEEEQVFPLLMEKCSPGEQSQLIWQYMCSVPTILLEEFLPWTTLYLSSDQKLDVLNCVKVIVPKERLLQEVVVSWIQHGSPSSCANSIYGKRHQLLSGLSNRDIHKLYPLQISSDREQQFKKACSIQENSVEEPVKGIHIWHAALQRDLSQIIEELLHIRSSNCSSSLSSVIVQLKFIADVLIFYSNSLDKIFCNLSNLVAEDSKSRCSPLVDECQIKVLQRLLLYESRDSTQQENFVEMLYQELESLVRGLEKNLILLETEVFPSITTTCTVEMQMWLLQACLYMMPLGLLRCTVTWFSSHLTEHQSKSIIKKVELGCPAISKPFTSLLCEWIRIGSSGKISAERFRSNLEETFNGRSFYLAEQNRQKIRFTDWMFNRNATTMVKMSADFPSSSAASYPSEMNIRIFFSQKFKRRPSLQRGLVEADHGTSTTLESRPMDAILYFHRGLIKDLEYLVSLSAKLAADVGFIAEFKKRFDLLRTIFQIHSDSEDEIAFPVLESKGALRNISHSYSMDHKLEFKYFTKTSKILEEITELCDQQGSNETRARVEKLLSKIHHTCVSMSKVLTDHMYREEVEILPLFRESFSVDEEEKIIGRMLGRTRAEMLKTVITWLMSHLNCDEQQSMMSIWLKVARNTKFDEWLREWWEGMAEHNVYTKQVGSRPPADPLEVVSTYLLKDGAQMKKVGHNRETQKESSTEDSKHSGSSDAKKSTSIGRGRDTFQTQDLSLYWNETDKRKLDEVDKICHDAAEITSTERRELSHQEHPLSMNQEELEAAIRRVSRDSNLDSRQKTYLIQNLLMSRWTIMQKMHHEASEGTHKGDIPGQSPSYRDPLGATFGCNHYKRNCKLLAPCCNKLFTCIRCHDDETDHSVDRKAITKMMCMKCMVIQPIGENCMSQSCNGFSMGKYYCKICKLFDDERQIYHCPYCNLCRVGKGLGVDYFHCMKCNACMGKALYVHICREKCLEDNCPICHEYIFTSNSPVKALPCGHLMHSSCFQDYTCSHYICPICSKSLGDMQVYFGMLDILLAEEKIPEEYSGRTQLILCNDCEQRGTVSFHWLYHKCSYCGSYNTRVL; encoded by the exons ATGAACAAAGACGAAGATGCATCTCAGACGTTTCAAGATCTTATTTCTTCGATTGGTACTGTTCAGACCATGATTTGCCATCACATGCATAAAGAAGAGGAGCAG GTGTTTCCTTTGCTGATGGAGAAATGCTCTCCCGGAGAGCAGTCTCAGCTGATCTGGCAGTATATGTGCAGTGTTCCCACCATCCTACTGGAGGAATTTTTACCATGGACGACACTTTATCTTAGTTCGGATCAAAAACTAGATGTCCTGAACTGCGTAAAGGTTATCGTTCCTAAAGAAAGACTACTTCAAGAG GTAGTCGTTTCCTGGATTCAGCACGGGAGCCCTTCTTCATGTGCCAACAGCATATACGGAAAGAGGCATCAACTGCTAAGTGGACTATCCAATAGGGACATACATAAGCTATATCCACTTCAGATTTCGTCTGACCGAGAACAACAATTCAAGAAAGCGTGTTCGATCCAAGAGAACTCTGTGGAGGAACCTGTCAAGGGTATCCATATTTGGCACGCTGCTCTGCAAAGAGATCTCAGTCAAATTATCGAGGAATTGCTTCATATAAGAAGCTCAAACTGTTCCTCGAGTTTGTCTTCAGTCATTGTTCAGCTCAAATTCATTGCAGATGTCTTGATCTTCTATAG CAATTCTTTGGACAAAATATTCTGTAATTTGTCGAATCTTGTGGCTGAGGATAGCAAGTCTCGATGCAGTCCACTTGTAGACGAATGCCAGATTAAGGTTCTCCAACGGCTGCTGCTCTATGAATCTCGAGATTCAACACAGCAAGAAAACTTTGTGGAGATGCTTTATCAGGAACTGGAATCCCTTGTTAGAGGTCTGGAAAAAAACTTGATTCTTCTTGAAACTGAG GTTTTCCCATCCATTACAACGACTTGCACCGTTGAAATGCAGATGTGGTTGCTCCAGGCATGCCTTTATATGATGCCACTCGGGCTGCTGAGGTGCACGGTTACTTGGTTCTCGTCTCATTTAACTGAGCACCAGTCAAAATCTATCATAAAGAAAGTAGAGCTCGGATGTCCTGCGATAAGTAAGCCTTTTACATCTCTACTATGCGAATGGATTCGCATTGGCTCTTCAGGGAAAATCTCGGCTGAAAGGTTTAGATCAAATTTGGAAGAAACATTCAACGGGAGAAGCTTTTACTTGGCTGAGCAAAACAGGCAGAAAATTAGATTCACCGATTGGATGTTCAACCGAAATGCTACAACAATGGTAAAGATGAGTGCAGACTTTCCATCTTCTTCTGCTGCCTCTTATCCGAGTGAGATGAATATCCGCATATTCTTCTCTCAGAAGTTCAAAAGAAGGCCATCGCTTCAAAGAGGTCTCGTGGAAGCTGACCATGGTACTTCAACGACTCTTGAATCTAGGCCCATGGATGCTATTTTGTATTTCCATAGAGGTCTGATAAAAGATCTTGAGTATCTTGTCAGCTTATCAGCTAAGCTGGCTGCAGATGTCGGATTCATCGCTGAGTTTAAGAAGCGCTTTGACCTTTTGCGTACCATCTTTCAAATTCATAGCGACTCAGAGGATGAGATAGCTTTTCCGGTTCTGGAATCGAAGGGAGCACTTCGAAACATAAGCCACTCCTACAGCATGGACCATAAGTTGGAATTCAAATACTTCACAAAAACATCGAAAATCCTGGAAGAGATAACTGAATTGTGTGATCAGCAGGGAAGCAACGAGACTAGGGCGCGGGTGGAGAAGTTGCTTTCGAAAATCCATCATACTTGCGTGTCTATGTCTAAGGTACTAACGGATCACATGTATCGTGAAGAAGTTGAGATTCTTCCGTTGTTTAGAGAGAGCTTCTCGGTTGATGAGGAAGAAAAGATCATAGGCCGTATGCTTGGGAGGACGAGAGCGGAGATGCTGAAGACAGTGATAACATGGCTAATGTCACATCTGAATTGTGATGAGCAGCAGTCAATGATGTCTATATGGCTCAAGGTTGCTAGAAACACTAAGTTCGATGAATGGCTACGAGAATGGTGGGAAGGTATGGCGGAACATAACGTATACACAAAGCAGGTGGGATCCAGACCTCCTGCTGACCCACTGGAAGTTGTTTCGACGTATCTGCTGAAAGATGGTgcacaaatgaaaaaagttgGCCATAACAGAGAGACGCAAAAGGAATCCTCAACCGAGGATTCTAAGCATTCTGGATCTTCTGATGCTAAAAAATCAACTTCTATTGGCAGAGGGAGGGATACGTTTCAGACTCAAGATTTAAGCCTATATTGGAATGAGACTGACAAAAGGAAACTCGATGAAGTGGATAAGATATGCCATGATGCAGCGGAGATAACTAGTACAGAACGTCGGGAATTGAGCCACCAAGAGCACCCTCTAAGTATGAATCAGGAGGAGCTGGAAGCTGCAATAAGAAGGGTGTCTCGAGACAGTAATCTGGATTCTCGACAGAAAACCTATCTAATCCAGAATTTGCTAATGAG CCGTTGGACTATAATGCAAAAGATGCACCATGAGGCTTCTGAAGGGACTCACAAGGGAGATATCCCCGGTCAAAGTCCTTCTTATCGAGATCCTCTTGGAGCAACTTTTGGTTGCAATCACTATAAGAGAAATTGTAAGCTTTTGGCTCCATGTTGCAATAAGCTCTTCACATGCATACGTTGCCATGACGACGAAACAGACCATTCGGTGGACAG AAAAGCTATAACGAAAATGATGTGCATGAAATGTATGGTAATTCAGCCGATTGGGGAGAACTGTATGAGCCAATCTTGCAATGGCTTCTCCATGGGAAAATACTATTGCAAAATTTGCAAATTGTTTGATGACGAACG GCAAATATATCATTGCCCTTACTGCAACTTGTGCCGAGTTGGGAAGGGGCTGGGCGTTGATTACTTCCACTGTATGAAGTGCAATGCTTGTATGGGGAAGGCTCTATATGTACACATATGCAGAGAGAAGTGTCTCGAGGACAATTGTCCTATCTGCCATGAGTACATATTTACGTCCAACTCCCCAGTCAAGGCACTTCCATGTGGCCATTTGATGCATTCATCTTGTTTTCAG GACTACACTTGCTCTCACTATATTTGCCCGATATGTAGCAAGTCGCTCGGTGATATGCAG
- the LOC125213711 gene encoding protein EARLY FLOWERING 5-like isoform X2, with protein MKKRKEYEEKMKEKGETPVMFSHLGPVRRQVTAEEEERSKHPRPEDSVYYHPTLNPSGAPPPGKPPMFKSSIGPRIPLPESSSNVASSSQSEAEDGTLPVPPPPPPLPGAGLDSGEGTSLPVSLPLPPPPPMPPNPAVGDITSSLPPPPLPPPPPPPGPPPKELLAVRPPLPPPPPIQPSSQPPPPGTAGGENANSEESAARHPVLMPTSLPLQPPPIGMPVKLGDTQPEGSSSESEAKARIDPNDLLKMAPPPPPLRQQPQMPGAAIGSSLQPDMLPPGMTRFPPPPPADMHPPFSAPGVPGHPGHPGLMAPLLPRPPFGPPLAHPAMMRPPLPPGPPPISQEGFIALHTVPQKPSYIKSAASTVVKRPLAQHTPELTAMVPASVRVRRESALPKAKPKTTTPTTSNRPIVAPPVAKQQSTGSSSAAKPQSIDDSYMAFLEDMKALGALDS; from the exons ATGAAAAAGAGGAAG gaatatgaagaaaagatGAAGGAAAAAGGTGAAACACCAGTTATGTTCAG TCATTTGGGACCTGTTCGAAGGCAAGTTACTGcagaagaggaagaaagatCCAAACATCCCAGACCTGAA GATTCAGTTTATTATCACCCGACTCTGAATCCTTCTGGAGCTCCCCCTCCTGGAAAACCTCCAATGTTTAAATCATCAATAG GGCCAAGGATACCTTTACCAGAAAGCTCCAGTAATGTGGCATCATCATCACAATCAGAAGCAGAGGATGGCACCTTACCTGTTCcacctcctccacctcctTTGCCTGGTGCAGGCTTAGATTCTGGAGAAGGCACTAGTTTACCTGTGTCTTTGCCTTTGCCGCCGCCTCCCCCAATGCCCCCAAATCCAGCAGTGGGAGATATTACATCATCACTGCCTCCACCCCCTTTGCCCcctccacctcctccaccTGGCCCACCGCCTAAGGAGTTACTTGCTGTTCGTCCTCCActtcctccacctccaccaaTCCAGCCATCCTCCCAACCACCTCCCCCTGGTACTGCTGGCGGTGAGAATGCAAATTCAGAAGAATCAGCTGCCAGGCACCCAGTTCTG ATGCCTACTAGCCTTCCTCTGCAGCCTCCACCAATTGGAATGCCTGTGAAGTTGGGTGATACCCAGCCTGAAGGCTCATCTTCTGAGTCAGAGGCAAAAGCTCGAATAGATCCTAACGATCTTCTGAAAATGGCTCCTCCCCCACCACCATTAAGGCAACAGCCTCAGATGCCTGGAGCTGCCATAGGGTCAAGTTTACAGCCTGATATGCTTCCTCCAGGAATGACACGCTTTCCACCGCCACCACCAGCTGATATGCACCCCCCATTTTCTGCTCCTGGAGTACCTGGGCATCCTGGTCACCCTGGACTCATGGCTCCACTATTGCCAAGACCACCTTTCGGACCTCCCCTAGCACATCCAGCAATGATGAGACCACCGCTTCCACCTGGCCCACCTCCTATTTCACAAGAAGGCTTTATTGCTTTACACACTGTTCCTCAGAAGCCATCATACATCAAATCAGCTGCATCCACTGTCGTAAAGAGGCCCCTGGCTCAGCATACTCCTGAGCTTACAGCTATG GTTCCGGCATCAGTACGAGTCAGGAGAGAGTCTGCACTTCCTAAAGCGAAGCCAAAGACAACTACCCCTACAACTTCCAACCGGCCAATTGTGGCTCCACCAGTTGCAAAGCAACAATCCACTGGCTCGTCATCTGCAGCAAAACCACAAAGTATCGATGACTCATACATGGCATTCCTGGAGGACATGAAAGCACTCGGTGCTCTCGATAGTTGA
- the LOC125213703 gene encoding zinc finger protein BRUTUS-like At1g74770 isoform X1 → MGGGGGESESHRDDEWPEPSVAGVVEAPILFFVVTHKAFRAELDSVRRVAAAAAEGGAVSGEVVVDLCRRLEFLKLVYDYHSVAEDEVIFLALDAQVKNVVQTYALEHRAIDDSFNCIFHHLDVLMNKDEDASQTFQDLISSIGTVQTMICHHMHKEEEQVFPLLMEKCSPGEQSQLIWQYMCSVPTILLEEFLPWTTLYLSSDQKLDVLNCVKVIVPKERLLQEVVVSWIQHGSPSSCANSIYGKRHQLLSGLSNRDIHKLYPLQISSDREQQFKKACSIQENSVEEPVKGIHIWHAALQRDLSQIIEELLHIRSSNCSSSLSSVIVQLKFIADVLIFYSNSLDKIFCNLSNLVAEDSKSRCSPLVDECQIKVLQRLLLYESRDSTQQENFVEMLYQELESLVRGLEKNLILLETEVFPSITTTCTVEMQMWLLQACLYMMPLGLLRCTVTWFSSHLTEHQSKSIIKKVELGCPAISKPFTSLLCEWIRIGSSGKISAERFRSNLEETFNGRSFYLAEQNRQKIRFTDWMFNRNATTMVKMSADFPSSSAASYPSEMNIRIFFSQKFKRRPSLQRGLVEADHGTSTTLESRPMDAILYFHRGLIKDLEYLVSLSAKLAADVGFIAEFKKRFDLLRTIFQIHSDSEDEIAFPVLESKGALRNISHSYSMDHKLEFKYFTKTSKILEEITELCDQQGSNETRARVEKLLSKIHHTCVSMSKVLTDHMYREEVEILPLFRESFSVDEEEKIIGRMLGRTRAEMLKTVITWLMSHLNCDEQQSMMSIWLKVARNTKFDEWLREWWEGMAEHNVYTKQVGSRPPADPLEVVSTYLLKDGAQMKKVGHNRETQKESSTEDSKHSGSSDAKKSTSIGRGRDTFQTQDLSLYWNETDKRKLDEVDKICHDAAEITSTERRELSHQEHPLSMNQEELEAAIRRVSRDSNLDSRQKTYLIQNLLMSRWTIMQKMHHEASEGTHKGDIPGQSPSYRDPLGATFGCNHYKRNCKLLAPCCNKLFTCIRCHDDETDHSVDRKAITKMMCMKCMVIQPIGENCMSQSCNGFSMGKYYCKICKLFDDERQIYHCPYCNLCRVGKGLGVDYFHCMKCNACMGKALYVHICREKCLEDNCPICHEYIFTSNSPVKALPCGHLMHSSCFQDYTCSHYICPICSKSLGDMQVYFGMLDILLAEEKIPEEYSGRTQLILCNDCEQRGTVSFHWLYHKCSYCGSYNTRVL, encoded by the exons atgggcggcggcggcggggaaTCGGAATCGCACAGGGACGACGAGTGGCCGGAGCCTTCGGTTGCCGGGGTCGTTGAAGCGCCAATTCTTTTCTTTGTAGTCACGCACAAGGCTTTCCGCGCGGAGCTCGATTCGGTGCGGCgcgtggcggcggcggcggccgaGGGCGGCGCGGTCAGCGGAGAAGTCGTCGTTGACCTTTGCCGGAGGCTCGAGTTTTTGAAGCTTGTGTATGACTACCACAGTGTTGCAGAAGACGAG GTTATCTTTCTCGCGTTAGATGCTCAAGTAAAGAACGTAGTACAGACGTATGCCCTTGAACATAGGGCTATCGATGATAGCTTCAACTGCATCTTCCACCACCTGGATGTCTTGATGAACAAAGACGAAGATGCATCTCAGACGTTTCAAGATCTTATTTCTTCGATTGGTACTGTTCAGACCATGATTTGCCATCACATGCATAAAGAAGAGGAGCAG GTGTTTCCTTTGCTGATGGAGAAATGCTCTCCCGGAGAGCAGTCTCAGCTGATCTGGCAGTATATGTGCAGTGTTCCCACCATCCTACTGGAGGAATTTTTACCATGGACGACACTTTATCTTAGTTCGGATCAAAAACTAGATGTCCTGAACTGCGTAAAGGTTATCGTTCCTAAAGAAAGACTACTTCAAGAG GTAGTCGTTTCCTGGATTCAGCACGGGAGCCCTTCTTCATGTGCCAACAGCATATACGGAAAGAGGCATCAACTGCTAAGTGGACTATCCAATAGGGACATACATAAGCTATATCCACTTCAGATTTCGTCTGACCGAGAACAACAATTCAAGAAAGCGTGTTCGATCCAAGAGAACTCTGTGGAGGAACCTGTCAAGGGTATCCATATTTGGCACGCTGCTCTGCAAAGAGATCTCAGTCAAATTATCGAGGAATTGCTTCATATAAGAAGCTCAAACTGTTCCTCGAGTTTGTCTTCAGTCATTGTTCAGCTCAAATTCATTGCAGATGTCTTGATCTTCTATAG CAATTCTTTGGACAAAATATTCTGTAATTTGTCGAATCTTGTGGCTGAGGATAGCAAGTCTCGATGCAGTCCACTTGTAGACGAATGCCAGATTAAGGTTCTCCAACGGCTGCTGCTCTATGAATCTCGAGATTCAACACAGCAAGAAAACTTTGTGGAGATGCTTTATCAGGAACTGGAATCCCTTGTTAGAGGTCTGGAAAAAAACTTGATTCTTCTTGAAACTGAG GTTTTCCCATCCATTACAACGACTTGCACCGTTGAAATGCAGATGTGGTTGCTCCAGGCATGCCTTTATATGATGCCACTCGGGCTGCTGAGGTGCACGGTTACTTGGTTCTCGTCTCATTTAACTGAGCACCAGTCAAAATCTATCATAAAGAAAGTAGAGCTCGGATGTCCTGCGATAAGTAAGCCTTTTACATCTCTACTATGCGAATGGATTCGCATTGGCTCTTCAGGGAAAATCTCGGCTGAAAGGTTTAGATCAAATTTGGAAGAAACATTCAACGGGAGAAGCTTTTACTTGGCTGAGCAAAACAGGCAGAAAATTAGATTCACCGATTGGATGTTCAACCGAAATGCTACAACAATGGTAAAGATGAGTGCAGACTTTCCATCTTCTTCTGCTGCCTCTTATCCGAGTGAGATGAATATCCGCATATTCTTCTCTCAGAAGTTCAAAAGAAGGCCATCGCTTCAAAGAGGTCTCGTGGAAGCTGACCATGGTACTTCAACGACTCTTGAATCTAGGCCCATGGATGCTATTTTGTATTTCCATAGAGGTCTGATAAAAGATCTTGAGTATCTTGTCAGCTTATCAGCTAAGCTGGCTGCAGATGTCGGATTCATCGCTGAGTTTAAGAAGCGCTTTGACCTTTTGCGTACCATCTTTCAAATTCATAGCGACTCAGAGGATGAGATAGCTTTTCCGGTTCTGGAATCGAAGGGAGCACTTCGAAACATAAGCCACTCCTACAGCATGGACCATAAGTTGGAATTCAAATACTTCACAAAAACATCGAAAATCCTGGAAGAGATAACTGAATTGTGTGATCAGCAGGGAAGCAACGAGACTAGGGCGCGGGTGGAGAAGTTGCTTTCGAAAATCCATCATACTTGCGTGTCTATGTCTAAGGTACTAACGGATCACATGTATCGTGAAGAAGTTGAGATTCTTCCGTTGTTTAGAGAGAGCTTCTCGGTTGATGAGGAAGAAAAGATCATAGGCCGTATGCTTGGGAGGACGAGAGCGGAGATGCTGAAGACAGTGATAACATGGCTAATGTCACATCTGAATTGTGATGAGCAGCAGTCAATGATGTCTATATGGCTCAAGGTTGCTAGAAACACTAAGTTCGATGAATGGCTACGAGAATGGTGGGAAGGTATGGCGGAACATAACGTATACACAAAGCAGGTGGGATCCAGACCTCCTGCTGACCCACTGGAAGTTGTTTCGACGTATCTGCTGAAAGATGGTgcacaaatgaaaaaagttgGCCATAACAGAGAGACGCAAAAGGAATCCTCAACCGAGGATTCTAAGCATTCTGGATCTTCTGATGCTAAAAAATCAACTTCTATTGGCAGAGGGAGGGATACGTTTCAGACTCAAGATTTAAGCCTATATTGGAATGAGACTGACAAAAGGAAACTCGATGAAGTGGATAAGATATGCCATGATGCAGCGGAGATAACTAGTACAGAACGTCGGGAATTGAGCCACCAAGAGCACCCTCTAAGTATGAATCAGGAGGAGCTGGAAGCTGCAATAAGAAGGGTGTCTCGAGACAGTAATCTGGATTCTCGACAGAAAACCTATCTAATCCAGAATTTGCTAATGAG CCGTTGGACTATAATGCAAAAGATGCACCATGAGGCTTCTGAAGGGACTCACAAGGGAGATATCCCCGGTCAAAGTCCTTCTTATCGAGATCCTCTTGGAGCAACTTTTGGTTGCAATCACTATAAGAGAAATTGTAAGCTTTTGGCTCCATGTTGCAATAAGCTCTTCACATGCATACGTTGCCATGACGACGAAACAGACCATTCGGTGGACAG AAAAGCTATAACGAAAATGATGTGCATGAAATGTATGGTAATTCAGCCGATTGGGGAGAACTGTATGAGCCAATCTTGCAATGGCTTCTCCATGGGAAAATACTATTGCAAAATTTGCAAATTGTTTGATGACGAACG GCAAATATATCATTGCCCTTACTGCAACTTGTGCCGAGTTGGGAAGGGGCTGGGCGTTGATTACTTCCACTGTATGAAGTGCAATGCTTGTATGGGGAAGGCTCTATATGTACACATATGCAGAGAGAAGTGTCTCGAGGACAATTGTCCTATCTGCCATGAGTACATATTTACGTCCAACTCCCCAGTCAAGGCACTTCCATGTGGCCATTTGATGCATTCATCTTGTTTTCAG GACTACACTTGCTCTCACTATATTTGCCCGATATGTAGCAAGTCGCTCGGTGATATGCAG
- the LOC125213711 gene encoding protein EARLY FLOWERING 5-like isoform X1 has product MVKTTKGGKTMNPTDAYRKELRKKELKRNKKERKKVREVGILKKDPDTLKDQIQKLEAMKADGALDKARKHKKRQLEDTLNLVMKKRKEYEEKMKEKGETPVMFSHLGPVRRQVTAEEEERSKHPRPEDSVYYHPTLNPSGAPPPGKPPMFKSSIGPRIPLPESSSNVASSSQSEAEDGTLPVPPPPPPLPGAGLDSGEGTSLPVSLPLPPPPPMPPNPAVGDITSSLPPPPLPPPPPPPGPPPKELLAVRPPLPPPPPIQPSSQPPPPGTAGGENANSEESAARHPVLMPTSLPLQPPPIGMPVKLGDTQPEGSSSESEAKARIDPNDLLKMAPPPPPLRQQPQMPGAAIGSSLQPDMLPPGMTRFPPPPPADMHPPFSAPGVPGHPGHPGLMAPLLPRPPFGPPLAHPAMMRPPLPPGPPPISQEGFIALHTVPQKPSYIKSAASTVVKRPLAQHTPELTAMVPASVRVRRESALPKAKPKTTTPTTSNRPIVAPPVAKQQSTGSSSAAKPQSIDDSYMAFLEDMKALGALDS; this is encoded by the exons ATGGTGAAGACGACGAAGGGAGGCAAAACCATGAACCCTACCGATGCATACCGCAAAGAGCTGCGGAAGAAGGAATTGAAGCGA AATAAAAAGGAGAGGAAGAAGGTAAGAGAAGTTGGAATTTTGAAGAAGGATCCAGACACTCTGAAAGATCAGATTCAGAAGCTGGAAGCAATGA aGGCAGATGGTGCTCTGGACAAAGCTAGAAAACACAAAAAGAGACAACTCGAAGACACACTCAATCTCGTGATGAAAAAGAGGAAG gaatatgaagaaaagatGAAGGAAAAAGGTGAAACACCAGTTATGTTCAG TCATTTGGGACCTGTTCGAAGGCAAGTTACTGcagaagaggaagaaagatCCAAACATCCCAGACCTGAA GATTCAGTTTATTATCACCCGACTCTGAATCCTTCTGGAGCTCCCCCTCCTGGAAAACCTCCAATGTTTAAATCATCAATAG GGCCAAGGATACCTTTACCAGAAAGCTCCAGTAATGTGGCATCATCATCACAATCAGAAGCAGAGGATGGCACCTTACCTGTTCcacctcctccacctcctTTGCCTGGTGCAGGCTTAGATTCTGGAGAAGGCACTAGTTTACCTGTGTCTTTGCCTTTGCCGCCGCCTCCCCCAATGCCCCCAAATCCAGCAGTGGGAGATATTACATCATCACTGCCTCCACCCCCTTTGCCCcctccacctcctccaccTGGCCCACCGCCTAAGGAGTTACTTGCTGTTCGTCCTCCActtcctccacctccaccaaTCCAGCCATCCTCCCAACCACCTCCCCCTGGTACTGCTGGCGGTGAGAATGCAAATTCAGAAGAATCAGCTGCCAGGCACCCAGTTCTG ATGCCTACTAGCCTTCCTCTGCAGCCTCCACCAATTGGAATGCCTGTGAAGTTGGGTGATACCCAGCCTGAAGGCTCATCTTCTGAGTCAGAGGCAAAAGCTCGAATAGATCCTAACGATCTTCTGAAAATGGCTCCTCCCCCACCACCATTAAGGCAACAGCCTCAGATGCCTGGAGCTGCCATAGGGTCAAGTTTACAGCCTGATATGCTTCCTCCAGGAATGACACGCTTTCCACCGCCACCACCAGCTGATATGCACCCCCCATTTTCTGCTCCTGGAGTACCTGGGCATCCTGGTCACCCTGGACTCATGGCTCCACTATTGCCAAGACCACCTTTCGGACCTCCCCTAGCACATCCAGCAATGATGAGACCACCGCTTCCACCTGGCCCACCTCCTATTTCACAAGAAGGCTTTATTGCTTTACACACTGTTCCTCAGAAGCCATCATACATCAAATCAGCTGCATCCACTGTCGTAAAGAGGCCCCTGGCTCAGCATACTCCTGAGCTTACAGCTATG GTTCCGGCATCAGTACGAGTCAGGAGAGAGTCTGCACTTCCTAAAGCGAAGCCAAAGACAACTACCCCTACAACTTCCAACCGGCCAATTGTGGCTCCACCAGTTGCAAAGCAACAATCCACTGGCTCGTCATCTGCAGCAAAACCACAAAGTATCGATGACTCATACATGGCATTCCTGGAGGACATGAAAGCACTCGGTGCTCTCGATAGTTGA